One segment of Streptosporangium brasiliense DNA contains the following:
- a CDS encoding flavin reductase family protein, whose translation MNEFIEAMAQVPTAVTVITVKDGRDDVGATVGTLVSVSLDPRLVMVSLENTGYLNELLLRRDRWAASVLSAGQKAIASRFATAGRPGARLLLAGVPHHRGELSEALVVDGGVTALEAETAQVVPAGDHTLYIARVLDVSYVDAGVLPLVRLRSRYRPAG comes from the coding sequence ATGAACGAGTTCATCGAGGCCATGGCGCAGGTGCCCACCGCCGTGACGGTCATCACCGTGAAGGACGGGCGCGACGACGTGGGGGCGACGGTGGGCACCCTTGTCTCCGTCTCGCTCGACCCCCGGCTGGTGATGGTGAGCCTGGAGAACACCGGTTACCTCAATGAGCTGCTGCTGCGCCGGGACCGCTGGGCCGCCAGCGTGCTGTCCGCCGGGCAGAAGGCGATCGCCAGCCGCTTCGCCACCGCCGGCCGGCCCGGTGCCCGGCTGCTGCTCGCGGGCGTGCCCCACCACCGGGGGGAGCTGAGCGAGGCGCTCGTCGTGGACGGCGGTGTGACCGCCCTGGAGGCCGAGACGGCCCAGGTCGTCCCGGCCGGGGACCACACCCTCTACATCGCCCGGGTGCTCGACGTGAGCTACGTCGACGCGGGAGTCCTCCCGCTCGTACGGCTCCGCAGCCGGTACCGTCCGGCCGGCTGA
- a CDS encoding MDR family MFS transporter — protein sequence MTSDRTASPDTGTGTGTGQSVPAGGHGAGTGRLPFAVAGLVLGILMSVLDQTVVAIALPDIAADLGEAGSIGWIVTAYVLASTATGAVYGRLSDRFGRRAVFLSAITVFTVASALCGLAQSMPQLIAARTLQGVGAGALFTVPSIALAELFPLRLRARVQGYVGGVFALASVGGPLVGGSLTDAAGWRWIFYVNLPIGLLSIALVATSLRLPRSGDGARMDVAGAVLLAGATVSLLLVTEWGGRTHSWTSPAVLGLVVTALALAAAFWWQERRAAAPLIPPRLFAGRTLRVVFPATALLGALLYGSIVFLPTYLQVAFDLSATQAGLAGNPYFITFIVVSAITGGRAGRSGRFTPYLLSGAVIVVPGLLLLSRADLDSPYALVAAGMAVLGVGFGLIMQNLMTVAQNAVRPADLGAVTSAVVTVRGFGMAVGVALFNNLLIRHVGDDQRPEAIAGAVPEVLVWGVAPAVALVALMAAMPRAEASGRAGAAPETVRPS from the coding sequence ATGACATCCGACCGGACCGCCTCCCCCGACACCGGCACCGGCACCGGCACCGGCCAGAGCGTCCCGGCGGGCGGCCACGGGGCCGGGACCGGGAGGCTCCCCTTCGCCGTGGCGGGGCTCGTGCTGGGCATCCTGATGTCCGTCCTGGACCAGACGGTGGTCGCCATCGCCCTGCCGGACATCGCCGCCGACCTCGGCGAGGCGGGCTCCATCGGCTGGATCGTCACCGCCTACGTGCTCGCCTCCACCGCCACCGGCGCGGTCTACGGGCGGCTGAGCGACCGTTTCGGACGGCGTGCCGTCTTCCTGTCCGCGATCACCGTCTTCACCGTCGCCTCCGCCCTGTGCGGCCTCGCCCAGTCCATGCCCCAGCTCATCGCCGCCCGGACGCTGCAGGGCGTCGGGGCGGGGGCGCTGTTCACCGTCCCCAGCATCGCGCTCGCCGAGCTCTTCCCCCTCCGCCTGCGGGCCCGGGTGCAGGGCTACGTGGGCGGCGTCTTCGCCCTGGCCAGCGTGGGCGGCCCGCTCGTCGGCGGCTCCCTCACCGACGCCGCGGGCTGGCGCTGGATCTTCTACGTCAACCTGCCGATCGGCCTGCTGTCGATCGCCCTGGTCGCCACCTCGCTCCGGCTGCCCAGGAGCGGGGACGGCGCCCGCATGGACGTCGCGGGCGCGGTGCTGCTCGCCGGGGCCACGGTGAGCCTGCTGCTGGTCACCGAGTGGGGCGGGCGCACCCACTCCTGGACCTCGCCGGCCGTCCTGGGGCTCGTCGTGACCGCCCTGGCGCTGGCGGCGGCCTTCTGGTGGCAGGAACGGCGTGCCGCCGCCCCGCTGATCCCGCCGAGGCTGTTCGCCGGCCGTACGCTGCGCGTCGTGTTCCCGGCCACGGCGCTGCTCGGCGCCCTGCTGTACGGCTCGATCGTGTTCCTGCCCACCTACCTGCAGGTCGCCTTCGACCTCAGCGCCACCCAGGCCGGACTCGCCGGCAATCCGTACTTCATCACCTTCATCGTGGTCTCCGCGATCACCGGCGGCCGGGCCGGGAGAAGCGGGCGTTTCACGCCGTATCTGCTCTCCGGCGCGGTCATCGTGGTGCCGGGGCTGCTGCTGCTGAGCCGGGCGGACCTGGACAGCCCCTACGCGCTCGTGGCCGCGGGGATGGCGGTGCTCGGCGTCGGTTTCGGCCTGATCATGCAGAACCTCATGACCGTCGCGCAGAACGCGGTACGGCCCGCCGACCTCGGGGCCGTCACCTCGGCGGTGGTGACGGTCCGCGGGTTCGGCATGGCCGTGGGGGTCGCCCTGTTCAACAACCTCCTCATCCGCCACGTGGGGGACGACCAGCGGCCGGAGGCGATCGCCGGAGCGGTCCCCGAGGTCCTGGTCTGGGGGGTGGCGCCGGCGGTCGCCCTCGTCGCCCTCATGGCCGCCATGCCCAGGGCGGAGGCGTCCGGGAGGGCCGGGGCCGCTCCGGAGACCGTCCGGCCGTCGTGA
- a CDS encoding NAD(P)/FAD-dependent oxidoreductase — translation MLDVIIIGGGPAGLAAALTLGRAHRTVLLLDAGEGRNAPAGAVHNFFTRDGTPPTEVRRIGHEQLGAYPSVRTRNVAVDEVGRLPDDGFEVRPAGGGAERGRRLLLATGLADELPPISGVEELWGRSAFHCPYCHGYEVSGGRVAVIGAGPDRVRLALHLSRFTDDVVLCTGGAPLEPAMRDLLARNGIPARCEPITRLEGEDGRIRQIVFEGAQPLARDALFVKTTLRQRSGIAGKLGCAGFPDSTVEVDEFGRTSVPGVYAAGDMARRATVPMPLAAVVAAAASGTVAAGVLDQDLLSADFALPAPFPAGKDQA, via the coding sequence ATGCTTGATGTGATCATCATTGGCGGCGGCCCGGCCGGACTCGCCGCGGCCCTGACCCTGGGCCGTGCCCACCGCACCGTGCTGCTGCTGGACGCCGGAGAGGGGCGCAACGCGCCCGCCGGGGCCGTGCACAACTTCTTCACCCGGGACGGGACGCCGCCGACCGAGGTGCGCCGGATCGGGCACGAGCAGCTCGGGGCCTACCCGTCGGTCCGGACCCGGAACGTCGCCGTGGACGAGGTGGGCCGCCTGCCCGATGACGGGTTCGAGGTCCGGCCGGCCGGCGGCGGCGCCGAGCGGGGCCGGCGGCTGCTGCTGGCCACCGGCCTGGCCGATGAGCTGCCCCCGATCAGCGGCGTCGAGGAGCTGTGGGGCCGCTCGGCCTTCCACTGCCCCTACTGCCACGGGTACGAGGTCAGCGGCGGGCGCGTCGCCGTGATCGGCGCGGGACCGGACCGGGTACGGCTGGCACTGCACCTGAGCCGGTTCACCGACGACGTCGTGCTGTGCACCGGCGGCGCCCCGCTGGAGCCGGCCATGCGGGACCTGCTGGCCCGCAACGGGATCCCGGCGCGCTGCGAGCCGATCACCCGTCTGGAGGGCGAGGACGGCAGGATCAGGCAGATCGTGTTCGAGGGCGCCCAGCCGCTGGCCCGCGACGCGCTGTTCGTCAAGACCACGCTCCGGCAGCGCTCCGGCATCGCCGGGAAGCTGGGGTGCGCCGGCTTCCCCGACTCCACCGTCGAGGTCGACGAGTTCGGCCGGACCAGCGTGCCCGGCGTCTACGCGGCGGGGGACATGGCCCGGCGGGCCACCGTGCCGATGCCGCTGGCCGCCGTCGTCGCCGCCGCGGCCTCCGGCACCGTCGCGGCCGGCGTGCTGGACCAGGACCTGCTCAGCGCGGACTTCGCGCTGCCCGCCCCGTTCCCCGCCGGGAAGGACCAGGCATGA
- a CDS encoding MerR family transcriptional regulator codes for MKSSAGAEMTIGELAARFDLAPHVLRHWEAMGLLTPARRANGRRRYTDDHLSRVTMIVRGKAGGLSLEQLREILNAATSAERRELLSRHRAELELRIQQTQMSKQLVEHALDCREEDFTRCRTFQRLCADLPVPTGRREDPPAGETLGRPSPRSF; via the coding sequence ATGAAGTCAAGCGCCGGGGCCGAGATGACCATCGGAGAGCTCGCCGCGCGGTTCGACCTCGCCCCGCACGTGCTGCGGCACTGGGAGGCGATGGGGCTGCTGACCCCGGCGAGGAGGGCGAACGGGCGGCGCCGTTACACCGACGACCACCTGTCACGGGTGACGATGATCGTCCGAGGCAAGGCCGGCGGTCTCAGCCTGGAGCAGCTCCGCGAGATCCTCAACGCCGCCACCTCCGCCGAGCGGCGCGAGCTGCTCAGCCGGCACCGGGCGGAGCTGGAGCTGCGGATCCAGCAGACCCAGATGTCCAAGCAACTGGTCGAGCACGCGCTGGACTGCCGGGAGGAGGACTTCACCCGGTGCCGGACGTTCCAGCGGCTGTGCGCGGACCTGCCCGTCCCCACCGGCCGGCGGGAAGACCCGCCCGCCGGGGAGACCCTCGGCCGACCGTCGCCGAGATCGTTCTAG